The genomic window GCCACCCTCCACAGATCGGGCCAACGCTGCCCACCGGTCGATGCGGGTCGCTAGCATTCGAGCACCCCCACGCCCGAGCATCCGCGCGCCCGCGCGCACTCGAAAGGATCCGATCCCGCCGTGTTCGACCTCCTCCTCAGCCCGATCCCCGCGATCATCGTCGGCGTCCTCGTCGTCGTCCTGGTCGTCTTCATCTACGCCAAGGTGCTCTACAAGAACGTCAGCCCCGACGAGGCCGTGATCATCACCGGCAAGCGGTCGCGCCGCAGGGTCGTCGACGGCGTCGAGACCGAGCAGTCGGGCCAGCGGGTCGTGCACGGCCAGGGCGTCTGGGTCATGCCGTTCTTCCAGAAGGCGCACAAGATCTCGCTGCGGTCGCGCGCGATCGAGATCCAGGCCGTCGCGCAGACCGCGAACGGCATCACGATGAACGTCGACGCCGTCGCGATCGTCAAGGTCGGCGACAGCGACCAGGCCATCCGCGCCGCCGCCCAGCGCTTCCTCGGCCAGGACAAGAACATCGACGCGTTCGCGCTCGAGGTGCTGTCGGGCTCGCTGCGCTCCTCGGTCGGCGCCACCGACGTCATCACCATCATCAACAAGCGCGACGAGCTCAGCGCCGCCGTGCTCGACATCGCGCGCCGCTCGCTCGAGAACCAGGGCCTCGACGTCGACTCGTTCGAGATCAAGGGCATCAGCGACAGCAACGGGTACATCGAGGACCTCGGCCGTGCCGAGCAGGCGAAGGTCCGCAAGCAGGCCGAGGTCGCCGAGTCGCAGGCCACGCGCGAGTCGCGCGAGGCGCAGATCGCCGCCGACCAGGCCGTCGCCGAGCGCGAGGCCGCGCTCTGGCTGCGCAAGGCCGAACTGCAACGCGAGACCGACAAGGCGACCGCCGAGGCATCCGCCGCACGCCCGCTCGCCGAGGCGCTCAGCCAGCAGGAGGTCGTCGCGCAGCAGGAGATCACCGCACAGAAGAAGGCCAACCTGCGCAAGGCCGAGCTCGAATCCGAGGTCAACGCGGTCGCCGACGCCGAAGCGTACAAGGTTCGCGTGACCGCCGAGGCCGCAGCACAGGCCGCGCGCCTGCGCGCCGAAGCCGACCGCGACGCCCGTCGGGCCGCAGCGCAGGCCCTCGCCGCCGAAGGTGCCGCAGAGGCCGAGGCGATCCTCGCGCGCGGACAGGCGGAAGCCGCGTCGACGAAGGCCGCGGCCGAGGCCGTCGCCGAGCAGTCCGAGGCGCTGCTGCAGATGCGCCTGATCGAGGTGCTGCCCGCGCTCGCGCGCGAGCTCGCCGCGCCGATGGGCAACATCGACCAGCTCACCGTCGTCTCGACCGACGGCGCGAGCCAGCTCGCGAAGAACGCCGTCTCGGGCATCACCGAGGTCGACGCGATGCTCGGCTCCACGATGGGCGTCACGATCAGGGACCTGCTCGGCGCGTTCGTCGGCGGCACCGCCGCCGGCGCCGCATCGGCGAAGGCGCTCGACGAAGTCCCCGCGGTGCAGCCCGCGACCCCGGGCCGGGTCATCGTGGCCGACGAGGCCGTCGATGCACGGGCGGTCGACGCCGGAGCGGTCGACGCCGGGGCATCCGCTCGCTGACCGGTCTCACTCCTGCGGGGGCGGTGATCGTGTGCACGATCGCCGCCCCCGCTCGTGCATCGGGGGACTGGCGGCGGACCCTGCGGACGACGAGAATCGCCGCGTCGAGAACCACGACGACCGCGACCGATGGAGGAACGCCATGTCCGTGCTGCTCAACCCATATCTCAGCTTCGAGGCGAACGCGCGCGAGGCGCTCGAGTTCTACCAGGGCGTGTTCGGCGGCGACCTCGCCATCAGCACCTTCGCCGAGGGCGGCCAGAGCGACGATCCGGTCGAGGGCAAGAAGGTGATGCACGGGCAGTTGACCACCGCCGACGGGTTCACGATCATGGCGTCCGACACCCCGCCCGGCATGCCGGTCGCAGCCCCCGCCGGATTCTCGATCTCGCTCTCGGGCGACGACGACGCCAAGCTCCGCGGATTCTGGGACGGCCTCGCCGACGGCGGCACGCCCGTGCTGCCGCTCGAGGTCGCACCGTGGGGCGACGCGTTCGGCATGATCGCCGACCGGTTCGGCGTGACCTGGATGGTGAACATCGCGGGGTCGCCTGCCGCCTGATCGCGGCGACGTTGCGCAGACGCTCCGCGAACGTTCCGCGGATTCATAGGGAAGCACGGGAGGGTGGAGGCATGCCCCGCCGCGTCGTGCTCGTCCTGCTCACGCTGGCGTACCTCGCGCTCATCGCCTGGGCGACGCTCGGATCGGTGTCGTGGCACGCGATCGGTTCGGAGGCGCGCTACGGCGTGCTGACGCCGTCGACCTGGCTCGACCCCGACACCTGGGAGGTCGGGTCGCGCTGGGAGTTCCGCGCGAACATCGCGATGTTCGTGCCCCTCGGCCTGTTGCTCGCGATGCTCGCAGGTCCCCGGCACTGGTTCTGGGCGCTGACCGGCACCGCCGCGGTCAGCGTCGCGATCGAGATCGCGCAGATCCCCCTCGACGACCGCATCTCCGACCCCCGCGACCTCGTCGCGAACTCGGTCGGAGGTGCCATCGGCGTCGCGATCGCGGGCGTCGGCTGGCTCGGGATGCTGCTCGTGCGGGCGGTCGGCCGTGGCCTGCGTCGACCGCAGCCGCTGCAGACGACGACGGCACCCGCGCCGGGGTCGGTGCGGGTGCCGTCGAGCGGGGACCGGGAGTTCAGTCGAACAGGTCGCTGAGCCAGTTGTCCTTCTTCTTCTTGCGGTAGTGGCCCTGGTCGTAGCCGTTCTGGGTGTAGCCGTTCCGGCCGTATCCGTCGTCGTGCCGGCGGTCGTCGTACCGGCGGTCGCCGCCGCCGGTCATCTGGCGCAGGAGGTCGAGCGGGTTGCCCGACTGCTGCTGCGGCGGGTAGGGCTGCTGGCCCTGCGGCGGGTAGGGGTGCTGCGCCTGGGTCGGGTACGGCTGCTGCTGGGGCGCGACCTGCGGGGCCGGCTGCTGCGGCGCGGCCTGCGGCCGGTCGTCGCCCGCGCGGTCGATGATCTTGTCGAGCTCGCCGCGATCGAGCCACACGCCGCGACACTGCGGGCAATAATCGATCTCGATCCCGCTGCGCTCGCTCATGACGAGCGTGGATCCGTCGGTGGGGCACTGCATCAGGAGGCTCCTTCGTGGATGGGTCGGCCGGGGACTGGTCGGCCGGGATGGATCCAGCCTAGGCAGCACGGCTGAACGGATGCCCCGAGTGCGGCGTCGGCGGCGGCGGGTAGCCTCGGGGCATGCGCATCATCGTCACCGGCGGCTCCGGCAAGCTCGGTCGCACCGTCGTCCGCACCCTCCGCGACGAGGGGCACGAGGTCGTCAACCTCGACCGCGCCGGCGAGCGCGGCAGCGTCGTGCAGGTCGACCTCGCCGACGCAGGACAGGTGCTCGACGCGATCGCCGGCATCGACGAGCACCACGACGGCGTCGACGCGATCGTCCACCTCGCAGCGGTCCCGGCACCGGGCCTCGTGAGCGACGTCGCGACCTTCCACAACAACATGCTGTCGACGTTCAACGTGCTGCAGGCCGCGCGCCGGGCCGGGGTCAAGCGCATCGTGACCGCGTCGAGCGAGACGGTGCTGGGGCTGCCGTTCGACACGCCGCCGCCGTACATCCCGGTCGACGAGGAGGTCACCAGCCCCGAGTCGACGTACTCGCTCGTGAAGCACCTCGAGGAGCAGTTGACGATCCAGCTCGTCCGATGGGACCCGGAACTGTCGATCACCGCCCTGCGGTTCTCGAACGTCATGGACCCCGAGGACTACGCGGCCTTCCCCGCGTTCGACGCCGACCCGATGCTGCGCAAGTGGAACCTGTGGGGGTACATCGACGCCCGCGACGGCGCTCAGGCCGTCAGCCGCGCGCTCGCCGTCGCGAAGCCGGGGTTCGAGCGGTACGTCATCGCCGCCGCCGACACGGTGATGACGCGCCCGAACGCCGAGCTCGTCGCCGAGGTGTTCCCCGGTGTCGAGGTGCGCGGCGAACTCGGCGTCAACGACACGATGCTCTCGATCGAGAAGGCTCGGCGCGAACTCGGGTTCGTGCCGGCGCACTCGTGGCGCGACGAGGTCGGCGGGCGCGGGTAGCGACGTGCGCTTCCGGTTCACGGCCCCGCTGTGGGAATGGCAGGCCCAGGCCAACTGGTACTTCGTGACGGTGCCCGAGGAGATCTCGGCGGACATCCGCGAGGTGCCCCGCATGCCGCGCGGCTTCGGGTCGGTACGCGTGCAGGTGCGGGTCGGCGGCTCGGCCTGGTCGACGTCGATCTTCCCGAGTTCGGGCGAGGGCGCCTACGTGCTGCCCGTGAAGAAGGCGGTCCGGGTGGCCGAGGGGCTCGACGAAGGCGGCCCGGTCGAGGTCGAGCTGCACGTGCTCGACGGCTGACCCGCGGGCCGCGTAGCCGCGAGCCGCGCACCGGCGGGCCGCGCTACGGCGTCGGCGAGAGGTCGGGCATCCGCCGGATCCCGAACTCGTGCCGCAGCGCACTCCGCGCCGCGTACCAGCCGGCGAGGCCGTGCACGCCCGGACCCGGC from Agromyces sp. LHK192 includes these protein-coding regions:
- a CDS encoding flotillin family protein, producing the protein MFDLLLSPIPAIIVGVLVVVLVVFIYAKVLYKNVSPDEAVIITGKRSRRRVVDGVETEQSGQRVVHGQGVWVMPFFQKAHKISLRSRAIEIQAVAQTANGITMNVDAVAIVKVGDSDQAIRAAAQRFLGQDKNIDAFALEVLSGSLRSSVGATDVITIINKRDELSAAVLDIARRSLENQGLDVDSFEIKGISDSNGYIEDLGRAEQAKVRKQAEVAESQATRESREAQIAADQAVAEREAALWLRKAELQRETDKATAEASAARPLAEALSQQEVVAQQEITAQKKANLRKAELESEVNAVADAEAYKVRVTAEAAAQAARLRAEADRDARRAAAQALAAEGAAEAEAILARGQAEAASTKAAAEAVAEQSEALLQMRLIEVLPALARELAAPMGNIDQLTVVSTDGASQLAKNAVSGITEVDAMLGSTMGVTIRDLLGAFVGGTAAGAASAKALDEVPAVQPATPGRVIVADEAVDARAVDAGAVDAGASAR
- a CDS encoding VOC family protein produces the protein MSVLLNPYLSFEANAREALEFYQGVFGGDLAISTFAEGGQSDDPVEGKKVMHGQLTTADGFTIMASDTPPGMPVAAPAGFSISLSGDDDAKLRGFWDGLADGGTPVLPLEVAPWGDAFGMIADRFGVTWMVNIAGSPAA
- a CDS encoding VanZ family protein — its product is MPRRVVLVLLTLAYLALIAWATLGSVSWHAIGSEARYGVLTPSTWLDPDTWEVGSRWEFRANIAMFVPLGLLLAMLAGPRHWFWALTGTAAVSVAIEIAQIPLDDRISDPRDLVANSVGGAIGVAIAGVGWLGMLLVRAVGRGLRRPQPLQTTTAPAPGSVRVPSSGDREFSRTGR
- a CDS encoding zf-TFIIB domain-containing protein, which translates into the protein MQCPTDGSTLVMSERSGIEIDYCPQCRGVWLDRGELDKIIDRAGDDRPQAAPQQPAPQVAPQQQPYPTQAQHPYPPQGQQPYPPQQQSGNPLDLLRQMTGGGDRRYDDRRHDDGYGRNGYTQNGYDQGHYRKKKKDNWLSDLFD
- a CDS encoding NAD(P)-dependent oxidoreductase, yielding MRIIVTGGSGKLGRTVVRTLRDEGHEVVNLDRAGERGSVVQVDLADAGQVLDAIAGIDEHHDGVDAIVHLAAVPAPGLVSDVATFHNNMLSTFNVLQAARRAGVKRIVTASSETVLGLPFDTPPPYIPVDEEVTSPESTYSLVKHLEEQLTIQLVRWDPELSITALRFSNVMDPEDYAAFPAFDADPMLRKWNLWGYIDARDGAQAVSRALAVAKPGFERYVIAAADTVMTRPNAELVAEVFPGVEVRGELGVNDTMLSIEKARRELGFVPAHSWRDEVGGRG
- a CDS encoding DUF1905 domain-containing protein; translated protein: MRFRFTAPLWEWQAQANWYFVTVPEEISADIREVPRMPRGFGSVRVQVRVGGSAWSTSIFPSSGEGAYVLPVKKAVRVAEGLDEGGPVEVELHVLDG